A stretch of Streptomyces vietnamensis DNA encodes these proteins:
- a CDS encoding protein kinase domain-containing protein yields the protein MERLRADDPREAGPYALVARLGAGGMGAVYLGRSSGGRTVAVKMVRPDLAVDGAFRDRFRHEVAAARRVSGAFTAPVVDADPDARTPWMATAFVVGVSLHRAVGTHGPLPEDALRMLTAGLAEALVGIHSAQVIHRDLKPANVLLALDGPHVIDFGIARATDGTSLTSTGSVIGSAPYMSPEQALGQHLTPASDVFSLGTTVVFAACGESPFGDGASAAVLFRVVHTEPDLSAVPASLRPLIERCLDKDPARRPSPREVIAYVEDLGRRPDPRLGYGQGPRRDRPAEAAGWLPDRVAAEVLALRAALAAPPEPEPTVPFTGPLEDLVPPPGGPGPAPGRRTLLFGLAGGALAVAGAGTVWALNRKGSGTEGGAGAGGTPGPSRSSRPSPESVPDAKLTWQTKLPAAAVQVLPGDGVVACVTLEQIVGLDRRGRTAWTVKSADHDMYFSVMGTAALTVAATDGKRLYVSGAGLKPQAGGSGLNSRVLSVRMADGKDPWTAALTEHRSGGGIGFPGVRGGRAYLLPLLTDESSTNGLGVWAVDLAARRTAWLHTARAMPVFWSLPRSGGGLLYADTERIVAVDAKGKAAWSKEFKAGLVGAAGTYYLLVDYQGTLTAMDVATGRRAWTVPDVIGASRLGDGVATDERGTVAFVLVRDADGFTLTALDAATGKARWRSPVPSEPAGSSPGNRLLYADGNVYRIGADGMVWAFDAANGAPRWKYGGFKGISPANLAWAAGDRRLCIADTGATTVAALDANGA from the coding sequence ATGGAGCGACTCCGTGCGGACGATCCGCGGGAGGCCGGGCCGTACGCGCTCGTCGCGCGGCTCGGCGCGGGCGGCATGGGGGCGGTCTACCTGGGGCGGTCGTCCGGGGGCCGGACGGTGGCCGTGAAGATGGTGCGGCCGGACCTGGCCGTCGACGGCGCCTTCCGGGACCGGTTCCGGCACGAGGTCGCGGCGGCGCGGCGGGTGTCGGGGGCCTTCACGGCGCCGGTCGTGGACGCGGATCCGGATGCCCGGACGCCGTGGATGGCGACCGCGTTCGTCGTGGGCGTCTCGCTGCACCGCGCGGTCGGGACGCACGGCCCGCTGCCGGAGGACGCGTTACGGATGCTCACGGCCGGCCTCGCCGAGGCCCTGGTGGGGATCCACTCGGCGCAGGTGATCCACCGGGACCTGAAGCCGGCGAACGTGCTGCTCGCCCTGGACGGGCCGCACGTCATCGACTTCGGCATCGCGCGCGCCACCGACGGAACGTCCCTGACGTCCACCGGCTCCGTGATCGGCTCGGCACCGTACATGTCGCCCGAGCAGGCGCTCGGGCAGCACCTCACCCCGGCGAGCGACGTGTTCTCGCTGGGGACGACGGTCGTGTTCGCCGCGTGCGGGGAGAGCCCGTTCGGGGACGGCGCGAGCGCGGCGGTGCTCTTCCGGGTCGTGCACACCGAGCCCGATCTGTCGGCGGTTCCGGCGAGCTTACGGCCCCTGATCGAGCGGTGTCTGGACAAGGACCCGGCGCGGCGGCCGTCCCCGCGCGAGGTGATCGCGTACGTCGAGGATCTCGGCCGTCGCCCCGACCCCCGGCTCGGTTACGGCCAAGGCCCCCGTCGGGACCGGCCGGCGGAGGCGGCGGGCTGGCTTCCCGACCGGGTCGCGGCCGAGGTCCTCGCGCTGCGGGCGGCCCTCGCGGCGCCGCCCGAGCCGGAGCCGACCGTCCCGTTCACCGGCCCGCTGGAGGACCTCGTCCCGCCTCCGGGGGGACCCGGGCCCGCGCCGGGCCGGCGGACGCTGCTGTTCGGCCTGGCCGGCGGAGCGCTCGCCGTCGCCGGAGCCGGCACGGTGTGGGCGCTGAACCGGAAGGGCTCCGGGACGGAGGGCGGTGCGGGCGCCGGCGGCACGCCCGGGCCCTCCCGGTCCTCCCGCCCCTCTCCGGAGAGCGTGCCCGACGCGAAGCTGACCTGGCAGACGAAGCTGCCGGCCGCCGCCGTGCAGGTGCTTCCCGGGGACGGGGTCGTCGCCTGTGTGACCCTGGAGCAGATCGTGGGCCTCGATCGGCGGGGTCGTACGGCCTGGACGGTGAAGAGCGCCGACCACGACATGTACTTCTCCGTGATGGGCACCGCCGCCCTGACGGTCGCCGCCACGGACGGCAAGCGGCTGTACGTGTCGGGGGCCGGCCTGAAGCCGCAGGCGGGAGGGTCCGGCCTGAACTCCAGGGTCCTCTCGGTCCGCATGGCCGACGGCAAGGATCCCTGGACGGCGGCCCTGACGGAGCACCGCTCCGGCGGCGGGATCGGCTTCCCCGGCGTCCGCGGCGGCCGCGCCTACCTCCTGCCGCTCCTGACGGACGAGAGCAGCACCAACGGGCTGGGGGTGTGGGCGGTCGACCTCGCCGCCCGCCGCACGGCCTGGCTGCACACCGCTCGGGCGATGCCCGTGTTCTGGAGCCTGCCCCGGTCCGGCGGCGGGCTGCTGTACGCCGACACCGAGCGGATCGTCGCGGTGGACGCGAAGGGCAAGGCGGCCTGGTCGAAGGAGTTCAAGGCCGGCCTGGTGGGTGCCGCGGGGACGTACTACCTCCTCGTCGACTACCAGGGCACCCTGACCGCGATGGACGTGGCGACCGGCAGACGGGCGTGGACGGTGCCCGACGTCATCGGCGCCTCCCGGCTCGGCGACGGCGTCGCGACCGACGAGCGGGGCACCGTCGCCTTCGTGCTGGTACGGGACGCGGACGGCTTCACCCTGACCGCGCTGGACGCGGCGACGGGCAAGGCCCGGTGGCGCAGCCCGGTCCCGTCCGAGCCCGCGGGTTCGTCCCCCGGGAACCGGCTGCTGTACGCCGACGGGAACGTGTACCGGATCGGGGCGGACGGGATGGTGTGGGCCTTCGACGCGGCGAACGGCGCACCGCGCTGGAAGTACGGCGGGTTCAAGGGGATCAGCCCCGCGAACCTCGCCTGGGCCGCCGGAGACCGGCGGCTGTGCATCGCAGACACCGGAGCGACGACCGTCGCCGCACTGGACGCGAACGGAGCCTGA